In Achromobacter pestifer, the DNA window GGGCTTCGACTGGAAGGCCGACGGCAATGACAACCTGTACTTCGCCAGCGACTACTTCGGCTACATGTACGAGTTCGCCGAGGCGCTGGTCGAGGCCGGCCACGCCTACGTGGACGAGCAAAGCCCCGAAGAGATCCGCGCCAACCGCGGCACGCTGACCGAACCCGGCAACGACTCGCCCTGGCGCAACCGCCCGGCCGCCGAGTCGCTGACGCTGCTGCGCGAAATGCGCGACGGCAAGCATCCGGACGGCAGCCTGGTGCTGCGCGCGAAGATCAACATGGCTTCGCCCAACATCAACCTGCGCGACCCGGTCATGTACCGCGTGCGCCACGCCCACCACCACCGCACCGGCGACCAGTGGTGCATCTACCCGATGTACAGCTGGGCGCATCCGGTCGAAGACGCGCTGGAAGGCATCACTCACAGCGTCTGCACGCTGGAATTCGAAGACCAGCGCCCGTTCTACGACTGGATCCTGGCGCGCCTGGCCGAACTCGGCAAGCTGGCGCAGCCGCTGCCGCACCAATACGAATTCGCGCGCCTGAACGTGAGCTACGTCGTCACCAGCAAGCGCAAGCTGCTGCAGCTGGTGCGCGAAGGCCACGTGGACGGCTGGGACGATCCCCGCATGCCGACCCTCTTCGGCCTGCGCCGGCGTGGCTACACGCCCTCCTCGATCCGCCTGTTCTGCGACCGCACCGCCGTGTCCAAGTCGGATTCCCGCATCGATTACAGCCTGCTCGAGCAGGCCGTGCGCGACGACCTGGACCCGATCGCCGCGCGCTCGGTGGCCGTGCTGGATCCGCTCAAGCTGGTCATCACCAACTACCCGGAAGGCCAGACCGAGATCTGCACCGCGCCGCGCAACCCGCACGATCCCGAAGCGGGCGTGCGCGAATTCCCGCTGTCGCGCGAACTCTGGATCGAACGCGACGACTTCCGCGAAGAAGCGCCCAAGAAGTACTTCCGCCTGTTCCCGGGCAATACCGTGCGCCTGAAGTACGGCTACGTGGTGCGCTGCACCGGCTTCACCAAGAACGAGGCCGGCGAGGTCATCGAAGTCCAGGCTGAATACCTGCCAGAGACCCGCAGCGGCACGCCGGGCGCCGACAGCGTCAAGGTCAAGGGCAACATCACCTGGGTCAGCGCGGCCCACGCGGTGCCCGCCCAGATCCACCTGTACGACCGCCTGTTCGCCGACGCGCGTCCGGATGGCGGCGACAAGGACTTCCTGGCCTGCCTGAACCCCAATTCCAAGCTGACCGTCACGGCCTGGCTGGAACCGGGCACCGTCGCCACGCCGGGCGCCACCTGGCAGTTCGAGCGCCTGGGCTACTTCACGGCCGACCTGAAGGAATCCAGCGCCGAAGCGCCGGTGCTCAACCGCATCGTGACCCTGCGCGATTCCTGGGCGCAAGGCTGACGCGATCCGCGTCCGCATTGCCGGAAAAAGGCGCCTTTCGGCGCCTTTTTCTTTGGCTCAGCCCCCTGCGCATGCCGCCCCTGGGCGGGTTATCATCCCCCGAACCCCGCAGCCGGTCGAGCGCGCCGTTTCCCGGCGCCGGGACCGCCAGCCACAATCAAGATGAACACTGAATCCCTAGCCCTGGACTTCAAAAGCGCCACCCTCTATGCCATCCGGGTGGTCCTGCACAGCGCCGACCCCGAACGCCTGAACGCCGCCCTGGCCAAGCGCATGGCCGATGCCGGCAGCTTCTTCGAAAACGAACCCGTGGTCGTCGACGCCAGCCGCGTCGAAGAGAAAATCGATTGGACCGCCCTGGTAGCGGCATTGCGCGGCCACAACCTGCCCCCCATCGGGGTGGTGGCCGAAGGCGCCAACCTGGAAGCCGCGCGCGCGGTGGGCCTGGCCCCGGTGGAACTGTCCACGCCCGCGGCCCGGCCCGCCCCGGTGATCGACACCGCGCCGCCCAACGACGTATCCACCCCGGTGCCTTCCGTGCCCGCCGCCGCGGTCGAAACCGCGTCCGCGCCCACCGAAGTGTCCACCGAGCCGGAAGCGCCCGCCGACAAAACCGCCGCCGAACCGCTGCCCGCGCGCGCGGCAAGCAACACGACCTCCGCCGCCAGTCCCACGCCCGCTGCGCCGCACTCGTCGTCGGCGCTGGTCATCACCAAGCCGCTGCGTTCCGGCCAGCGCGTCTATGCGCGCCACACGGACCTGGTGGTGATCGGCATGGTGAGCCAGGGCGCGGAAGTCATCGCCGACGGCAACATCCACGTCTACGGCCCGTTGCGCGGCAAGGCCATGGCCGGCGCTCGCGGCGACACCTCGGCGCGCATTTTCACGACCCACCTGGACGCTGAACTGCTGGCCGTGGCCGGCGTGTACCGCGTGGTCGAGGACAAGCTGGACCGCACCCTGCACAACCAGCCCGCGCTGGTGCGCCTGGACGGCGAGACGCTGCGCATCGAAGCCCTCAAGGCTTGAGATCTGGCACAAGGCCGCCCGCGGCCGCCGCTGGACACGCGCAGACACCCGCGCAAATTTCAACACATCCTGTAAGAAGCCTTACAAGGGCTTTTTGCTTTACGATAACGCGATTTATTCGAACATAAGGGTTTGATCGTCATGACACGCATTGTTGTGGTGACTTCCGGCAAAGGCGGCGTGGGCAAAACCACGACCAGCGCCAGTTTTTCTGCAGGACTCGCGATGCGGGGCCACAAGACCGCTGTCATCGACTTCGATGTCGGCCTGCGCAACCTCGACCTGATCATGGGCTGCGAACGTCGCGTCGTGTACGACTTCGTCAACGTGATCCAGGGCGAAGCCACGCTCAATCAGGCTCTCATCAAGGACAAGCAGCTCGAAAACCTGTTCATCCTGCCCGCCTCGCAGACGCGCGACAAAGACGCGCTGACGCAGGAAGGCGTGGAAAAGGTCATCAACGACCTCAAGGGCATGGGCTTTGACTACATCGTCTGCGACTCGCCCGCCGGCATCGAAACGGGCGCGCTGATGGCCGCCTACTTCGCCGACGACGCGCTGGTCGTGACCAATCCGGAAGTCTCGTCGGTGCGCGACTCAGACCGCATCCTGGGCATCCTGGCCGCCAAGTCCAAGCGCGCCGTGGAAGGCGACGAACCGGTCAAGGAATACCTGCTGCTGACGCGCTACAGCCCCAAGCGCGTGGTCGACGGCGAAATGCTGTCGCTGGGCGACATCGAGGACATCCTGCGCATCAAGCTGATCGGCGTGGTCCCCGAATCCGAAGCGGTGCTGCAAGCATCGAACCAGGGCCTGCCAGCCATCCACCTCAGAGACACCGACGTTTCCGAAGCCTACAAGGACGTCGTGGCCCGTTACCTTGGCGAAGACAAGGCCCTGCGCTTTACCGACTACGAAAAGCCCGGTTTCCTGAAACGCCTGTTCGGAGGCAAGTAAGCAATGTCCTTCCTGTCGTTTCTGCTTGGTCAAAAGAAGACCTCCGCATCCGTCGCCAAGGAACGGTTGCAGATCATCCTGGCCCACGAGCGGGGCCGCGGCGACTCGCCCGACTACCTGCCGCAGCTGCAGCAGGAGCTTATCGCCGTCATCTCAAAATACGTGAAGATCAACCCCGAGGACATCAAGGTGCACCTGGAACGCCAGGACACGCTGGAGGTCCTGGAGGTCAAGATCGAAATGCCGCAGAACGAGACCTGATGCGGCTGCGCGCCGCCCCCTGGCGCGCATCACAGCCAAAAAAATGCCCGGCATTGCCGGGCATTTGCTTTGGGGCGGCGAGCGCTTAACGCTTGCCGACCTGATCGCCGATGACGCCGCCGATCGCCGCTCCGCCCACCGTTCCGAGGATGCCGCCGTTGGTGATCACGGCGCCTGCCACGCCGCCCAAGGCCGCGCCGCCGACGGCGCTCTTCTGGCGATGGCTCATGCCGTCCCAGGAAGAGCAGCCAGCCATGGCGGCGGTCATCGTCAGCGCGACACAGATTTTGGAGAGAGATGCGATTTTCATGTTTGTGGTTCCTATTCTCGTACCCGGGATCCGCGCATGAAACTGAATGCGAGCGCGCGGCGCCCATAAGGGTCTGGAACCTTCAGGATCGCAAAATATTCTTGCCCTGGCTGTGAAGTTTGCCCATGAATTGTGTCAAAGGGCGAGTTAATCTTTGCGCGCCCCAGGGACATTGTTGCAGCACGCAGCCGCTATTTGACCAGACGTAACACGTCGCGGAAGCGCGGGTGCTCGCAAGTGCGCATCCACTCGAATATCGCCATCTCGGACGTGACGATTTCAGCGCCATGCGCACGCGCGCGGCGCAGCGCCGCGTGATGATCGGAAGGCTTGCGCGAGCCCGCGGCGTCCGACACCAGCACCGCGTGGTAACCCAGATCGATCAGGCCGATCACGGTCTGCAGCACGCAGATATGCGCCTCGCAGCCCGCCACCAGGATGGTCTTGCGCGCGGCCGGCAGCCAGGCCTCGAAGCCCGGCTCCAGCGCCGAAGAGAAGTGCATTTTCTGGAATGTCGTCTGGACCTGCTCGCGCAACGGCTCCACGGTGGCCCCCAGCATCTTGGCGTGATGCTCGGTGGCGGCCACCGGCACATCCAGCAAACGCGCGGCCTGCGCCAGCTTGTGCGCGGCGTGGAGCACGGCCTCGCCGTCGTGGATGACGGGCATCAGGCGGCCCTGCATGTCGACGATCAGCAGGGTGGAATCGGTGGCGGACAGCAGCATGGCGTGGAACTCCTGGAAGAAGTCTCTAGCATAACGCTGGCAAAAAAAATCCCGGCGCGAGGCCGGGATTCCTTCTAGCCGCCGATTACTTCAGGGCCTTGTAGCGCAGGCGCTTGGGCTTGGCGCCCTCTTCGCCCAGACGGCGCTTCTTGTCGGCTTCATACTCTTGGTAGTTGCCGTCGAAGAACACGACTTGCGAATCGCCTTCGAAGGCCAGGATGTGCGTGGCGATGCGGTCCAGGAACCAGCGGTCGTGGCTGATGACCATGACGCTGCCGGGGAACTCCAGCAGCGCGTCTTCCAGCGCGCGCAGGGTTTCGACGTCGAGGTCGTTGGACGGTTCGTCCAGCAGCAGCACGTTGCCGCCGGCGATCAGCGTCTTGGCCATGTGCAGGCGGCCGCGTTCACCGCCTGACAGCTGACCCACGACCTTGTTCTGGTCGCCGCCCTTGAAGTTGAAGCGGCCCAGGTAGGCGCGCGAGGACATTTCGAACTTGCCCACGGTGAGCAGGTCGGCGCCATCGGCCACCGCGTCGAACACGGTCTTCTTGTCTTCCAGCGCATCGCGCGACTGGTCCACGTAGGCCAGGTTGACGGTTTGGCCGATGTTGACCTCGCCCGAATCGGGCTGCTCGCGGCCGGCGATCATGCGGAACAGCGTCGACTTACCGGCGCCGTTGGCGCCGATGATGCCGACGATGGCGCCAGGCGGCACCTTGAAGCTGAGGTTATCGATCAGCAGGCGGTCGCCATAGGCCTTGCTGACGTTGTTGAATTCGATGACCTCGTTGCCCAGGCGCTCGCCCACGGGAATGAAGATTTCCTGGGTTTCGTTGCGCTTCTGGTATTCGTAGGACGACAGTTCCTCGAAGCGGGCCAGGCGCGCCTTGGCCTTGGCCTGGCGGCCCTTCGGGTTCTGGCGCACCCACTCCAGTTCCTTCTTGATGGTCTTCTGGCGGGCCGATTCAGACGACTCTTCCTGCTTCAGGCGGTCTTCCTTCTGCTCCAGCCACGAGCTGTAGTTGCCCTTCCAGGGAATGCCGTAGCCGCGGTCCAGTTCCAGGATCCATTCGGCCGCGTTGTCCAGGAAGTAGCGGTCGTGGGTCACGCCCACCACGGTGCCGGGGAACTTGTGCAGGAACTGCTCCAGCCATTCCACGCTTTCGGCGTCCAGGTGGTTGGTGGGCTCGTCCAGCAGCAGCATGTCGGGTTTGGACAGCAGCAGACGGCACAGCGCGACACGGCGCTTTTCGCCGCCGGACAGCTTGCCGACGATGGCATCCCAGGGCGGCAGGCGCAGCGCGTCGGCGGCGATTTCCATCTGGTGCTCGATGTCGTCGGCGCCGCTGGAGGCGGCGGCGGAGATGATGGCTTCGAGCTCGGCCTGCTCAGCGGCCAGCGCGTCGAAATCGGCGTCCGGCTCGGCGTAGGCGGCATAGACCTCGTCCAGGCGCTTCTTGGCCGTGACGACGGCGCCCAGGCCCTCTTCCACCGACTGGCGCACCGTGTGCTCGGGGTTGAGCTGCGGTTCCTGCGGCAGGTAGCCGATGTTCAGGCCCGGCATGGGGATGGCTTCGCCTTCAATTTCGCGATCGACGCCGGCCATGATCTTCAGCAGCGTCGACTTGCCCGAGCCGTTCAGGCCCAGCACGCCGATCTTGGCGCCAGGAAAAAACGAAAGCGAAATGTCGCGCAGGATCTGCCGCTTGGGCGGCACGATCTTGCCGACGCGGTTCATGGTGTAGACGTATTGGGCCATGGGCTCGTATGGGAGATATAGCTGATGAATCGTCGATTGTAGGCCGGAACCCTGACCCGCGTATGTCCGCCGCCAAATGGCCGCCCTGCGCTGCGGACCCGCCCCCTTCAGGCGGCCTTGGGCCGCGCCGCCCGGCCGCCGACGCGGGTCTGCGCCAGCATGACGCCGGCCAGCGCCATCGCCCCGCCGACGATATGGAACAGGTGGGGCTTTTCGCCCAGGAACACGGCTGCGATCGCCACCGTGGCCACCGGCATGATGTTCAGGAAAATGCTGGCGCGGTTGGGTCCCAGGTGCTTCACGCCCTGCATCCACAGGAACGGCGCGAACAGCGAGGGAAACACCGCCGCGTACAACACCAGCGGCAGGTTGTCGCCGTTGAGCGGCGAAGGCGGCGCCATCAGGAAAGCCGGCAGCTGGAACAGCACGCCGAAAGCCACCTGCACATACAGCGACTGCCACGGCCCGATCGGCAAGGCCCAGCGGCGCAGCAGCACCCCGTACAGCGCGTAGGCCAGCGCGCCCACGCCCATCAGCAGGTCGCCGCGGTTGGCGCCCACTTCCAGCAGCCGGGCCGGATCGCCTTCGCCGATCAGCAGAGCCAGGCCCGCCAACGACAGCAGGCCGCCCAGCATGGCCATGGCCGAGGGCAGCTCGCGCAGCAGCAGCGCCACCACCGCAATGGTCATCAGCGGAATCATCGCAGTGATGATGCCCATATTGGTCGCCGTGGTGCTGGCGGCCGCCACATAGGCCAGCCCCTGATACAGCGCCATGCCCAACCCGCCCAGCACCGCCAGCTTGGGCAGGTTGGGCAGGATCTGGCGGCGCTGCGCCCAGACGCCAGGCAGCACGAACGGCGTCAGCACCACGCCCGCCAGGGCCCAGCGGTAGAAGCCGATGGCAGCCGGCGCGATGGCGCTGGCCGCCATCTTGGTGACGATCATGTTGACCGACCAGATCAGGGCCGCCAGCAGCGGGTACAGCAGATAGCGGGCGGGAACATGGGGAGAGGAAGCACGGGTCATGAGGGGCAATGCGCGGGGATGGACGAGACTGGCCCAGTGTAGGATCTGTCTGACCTGATGTATATAATGAAAAACAGACAAAATCAGACGAAGTTCCGACATGTCCGCCATCGATCCCGCGCCCGCGCTGGCCAGCCACCTGCCCTATCCGCTGGCCTGCCGCATCCTGCACTTCACGCCGAATTCCCGCATGAAGCGCCACAGCTCGCCCTGGGCGGAACTGAACTTCGCGATCTCCGGCATCATGGAAATCGGCATACGCGGCGTCACCTATCTGTCGCCGCCGCAGTACGCCATCTGGATACCTCCGCATGTCGAGCATTGCTGCCAGAACGAGGGCGAGGTGCACTACGCCTGCATCGACATCCCCGCCGCGGCCTGCGCCGGCCTGCCCACGGAACCGTGCACGCTCGAGATCAGCCCGGTCATGCGCGCGATCCTGGGCGACTTCGAACGGCGCGGCATCAGCTATCCGGATACACCGGAAGACCGGCGCATGGCGCAGATCGTCATCGACCAGACCCGCCAGGCGCGCGCCTATGCCAGCTATCTACCCTCCACCTCGGACCCGGTGCTGGCGCCGGTCCTGTCAGCGCTGCAGCACAGCCCCGGCGACAAGCGCGGCGCCGCGCACTGGGCCGCTACCGCAAACATCACCGAGCGCACGCTGCTGCGCCACTGCCAGCAGCACCTGGGCATGTCGTTCAATGAATGGCGCCTGCGGCTGCGCGTGGTCAGCGCGTTGGGCATGCTGGACGCGGGCCAGCCGGTCCAGTCCGTGGCGCGTGAGCTGGGCTACAGCACGCCCTCGGCCTTCATTGCCATGTTCCAGCGGCTTACGGGCCAATCGCCCGACAACGCGCGCAGGCGCAGCCAGGGCGGCGCGCCCGCGCCATGACCCCGGAAAACCGCGTCATCCAAGCGTCCGATGCAAGGCGCGGCCGATCGCGAGACAATACGGCTGTAGCCAGGGCCTGTCAGCAGGCCCGAATCTTGCCGTGCCGTCGCGGCTTCATCGCGCCCAGGAACTCCTTTCATGTCTGCCTCCGCCACTCCCCCCGCTTCCTTGACCCATTTCAGCACCTCCGAACTGGACATGCTGGCCAAGACCGCCGACGCCTTGAGCGCCTATCTGGGCAAACCCGTGCTGGCCGAAGTGGTGCTGGGCGATGACGGCACCGAATGGGTGACCTATGGCGTGCCCATCGATGAAAACGCCAAGCCCGACGAGGAACAGACCCACGTCCAGCTGGGCGGTCCCGGTTCCCGCCTGCTGGGCAACCGCGGCGGCCTGCCCCAGTCCGACGACGACACCTACGACTGCCTCTATCTCTGGGCCATCGAGATCTCGCTGAACGAAGGCGAGCGCTTCATCAAGCTGGACCACGACGGCGAAGAATCGGCTTGGTCCGACAATCTGGAAGACGTGCTGCCGTTCGCCCTGACGGAAGAGCCCGTGCCGGCAGATCCGGACGCGGAAGACGACGAGGACGAAGAAGACGAGGACGAGGACGATGAGGATGACGAGGGCGATCACGGCCACGACCATCCTCACGACCACAACCACCGCCACTGAGGCGGCGCCGGACGGCAGGTTGCGGCCGGCATGGCCACGCAACCGCGCCGTCCGCGGATCAGACGGAGATCCGCCCTTCCTGTACCGCGTGGCAAGCCACCACCGACACTCCCGCGGCCATCGCCACCGGCGCCTCTGCCTTGCAGCGCTCGTTCGCGTGCGGGCAGCGCGGATGGAAGGTGCAGCCCGAGGGCGGATTGAGTGGGTTGGGCACCTCGCCCGCCACCGCGGTGCGCGGCTTGCCCGCGCCGTTGATGTCGGGAATGGCTTCCAGCAGCATGCGCGTGTACGGATGGCGCGGCCGCGCGAACAGCTCGTCGCGCGGCGCCACTTCCACCATGCGGCCCAGGTACATCACTCCCACCCGGTCGGCCACGTGATGCACCACCGCCAGGTTGTGGGAAATGAACAGATAGGTCAGCCCCAGGTTGCGCTGCAAGTCCTTCATCAGGTTCAGCACCTGCGCCTGCACCGACACGTCCAGCGCCGAGGTCGGTTCATCGCACACCAGGAATTCAGGATTCACCGCCAGTGCCCGAGCGATCGAAATGCGCTGGCGCTGGCCGCCTGAAAACTGGTGCGGATAGCGGCCCTGGTCGGCCGGGTCCAGACCCACCTGCTTGAGCAGTTCGCCCACGCGCGCGTTGCGCTCGTCGGGCGTCATGGCGGTGTGGGTCAACATGGGCTCGGCGATGATGCGGCCCACGCGCCAACGCGGATTGAGGCTGGCATAAGGATCCTGGAAGATCATCTGCAGGCGCTTGCGCAGGGCGCGGCCGCCCGGCTCGGACATGCGCGACAGCGGCTGGCCGTCGAAGCGGATGTCGCCGCGGGTCAGGCCATACAGGCCCACCAGCATGCGCGCCACGGTCGACTTGCCGCAGCCCGATTCGCCGACCAGCGCCAGCGTTTCGCCGCGCGCGATCTCGAACGACACCCCGTCCACGGCGCGCAGCATCACGCGCGGCTTGCCCGCGAGCTTGCGTTCCAGCCACGGCGGCGACACATCGAACCAGCGCGCGGCGTCCTTTACTTCCACCAAGGGCGTCGTCATGCGGCCACCTTATCGTTGTTGTCGTGCAGCCAACAGGCCGCGCGGGACGTGCCGGCCGCCATCAGCTCCGGACGCTCCACGCCGCAACGCGGCAGGCGCTGGCCGCAGCGCGGATTGAAGGCGCAGCCCGGCGGAATGGCGTTCAGGCGCGGCATGCTGCCGTCGATCTGCACCAGCCGCTCGGAGTGCCCCTCCAGCGACGGAATCGAGCCCATCAGCCCCGTGGTATAGGGATGGCGCGGCTTGTGGATCACGTCCGCCACCGGACCGATTTCGGCCACCCGGCCCGCGTACATCACCGCCACGCGGTCGGCGGTTTCGGCGATCACGCCCATGTCGTGCGTGATCAGCATCACAGCCGTGCCGTTTTCGCGGCACAAGCGCTTGAGCAGCTCGATGATCTGCGCCTGGATGGACACGTCCAGCGCGGTCGTGGGCTCGTCCGCCACCACCAGCTTGGGCTCGGCCGCCAAGGCCAGCGCGATCACCACGCGTTGGCGCATGCCGCCTGAAAACTGGTGCGGGTAGTGGTCGATGCGCTCGCGCGCGGCCGGAATGCCGGTTGATGCCAGCAGCTCCACCGCGCGTTCGCGCGCCTGGGACCAACTCAGGTCCAGGTGCGTCACGATGGTTTCCGCCAGTTGCCGGCCCACCGTGTACAGCGGGTTCAGCGAGGTCAGCGGGTCCTGGAACACGGCCCCGATCTCGCGGCCGCGCACGCGGCGCATCTGCTCGTCGGGCAGGTTGTCGATGCGGCGGCCCGCCAGCAGGATCTCGCCCGCGGCGATGCGCCCCGGCGGCTCCAGCAGGCCGATGATGGATGCGCCGGTCAAGGACTTGCCGGCGCCGGATTCGCCCACTACGCCCAGGACTTCGCCAGCCTGGATGGAAAAGGACACGTCGTCCAGGGCGCGCAGCGTGCCGCGGCGCGTGGGGAATTCCACGCGCAGATTGCGGACTTCTAGAAGTGCGCTCATGTAAACCTCAATTCAGCCGGGGATTGAGCGCATCGCGCAGCCAGTCGCCCAGAAGGTTGACCGACAGCACCAGCAGCACCAACGCCGCGCCCGGGAAGATGGTGATCCACCATTCGCCGGAAAACAGGAAGTCGTTGCCGATGCGGATCAGCGTGCCCAGCGACGGCGCCGTCGGCGGCACCCCTACGCCCAGGAACGACAGCGTGGCTTCGGTGATGATGGCCGTGGCCAGGTGCACCGTGGCCAGCACCAGCACCGGACCCAGCACATTGGGCAGCACATGGCGGAACATGATGACGGGCGAAGCCACGCCGATCACGCGCGCCGCCTGCACGTATTCGCGGTTCTTCTCCACCAGGGTGGAACCGCGCACGGTGCGCGCGTACTGCGGCCAGCCGGCAAGCGCGATCGCGCCGATCAGCACCGGGAACGCAATCAGCTCGTGCAGCTCGCGCGGCACCGCCGCCCGCGCCACGCCATCGATCAGCAGCGCGATCAGGATGGCGGGGAACGACAGCTGCACGTCGGCGATACGCATGATGAAGGCATCGATACGCCCGCCCGCGTAGCCCGAGATCAGCCCCAGCACGATGCCGATCAACATCGACAGCAGCACCGAGGCCAGGCCGATCAAGAGCGACACGCGGGTGCCGTACAGAATGGCCGAGTACAGGTCGCGGCCCTGGCTGTCGGTGCCCAGCAGATAGGTCGGCTGGCCGTTGGCCTCCCAGGCGGGCGGCAGCAAGGCGTCCAGCAATTCCACCGTGGTCAGGTCGAACGGATTGTGCGGCGCCACCCAGCCGGCCCCGAAGGAGCCGATCAGCAAGGCCGCCAGCTGCACGGTGGCGACGATGGCCACGGGCGCCCGGCGCCAGGCCCAGGCGATGTCGCTGTCCCACCAGCGTTTGAGTACGGCGCGCATCAGTGAGCCCCCCCGCCGCGGGTCAGCCCGGAACGCAGGCGCGGGTCCACGACAAAATACAAAAGATCGACGATCAGGTTGATCACCACGAACACCAGCGCGATCAGGCACAGGTAGGCCGCCATGACCGGCACGTCGGCGAATTGCACCGCCTGGATGAACAGCAGGCCCATGCCCGGCCACTGGAACACGGTTTCCGTGACGATGGCGAAGGCGATGATGCCGCCCAGCTGCAGGCCGGTGATGGTGATGACCGGCACCATGGTGTTCTTCAGCGCATGGCCGAAGTGGATGGCGCGGCGCTTCAGGCCCCGGGCGCGCGCGAACTTGATGTAGTCCGAACGCAGCACCTCCAGCATCTCCGAGCGCACCAGGCGCAGCACCAGGGTCATCTGGAACAGCGACAGGGTGATGGACGGCAGGATCAGATGCTTCCAGCCCGTGGCGGTAAACAGCCCCGATGACCACCAGCCCACGCTGACGGTGTCGCCGCGCCCGTAGCTGGGCAGCCAGCCCAATTGCACGGAGAACACCAGGATCAGCAGGATGCCGATCAGGAAGGTGGGCAGCGACACGCCCAGCAGCGAGCCGGCCAGCAGCAGCTGCGACACCAGGCTGTTGCGCTTGAGCGCGGTGTACACGCCCAGCGGCACGCCCACCAGCAAGGCCAGCAAGGCGGCCACCATGGATAGCTCCAGCGTGGCCGGCAGGCGGGATTTCAGCAGGGTGGAAACGGGTTCGCTCTGGCGCAGGGAGATGCCGAAATTGCCCTGCAAGGCGTTGGCCACGAAATGGCCGAATTGGACGATGGCGGGCTCGTTCAACCCCAGGCGCTCACGCAGTTCGATGCGCTCGGCATCGGTGGCGTCCTGCCCCAGCATGATGGTGACAGGGTCGCCGACGTATTGAAAAAGCACAAAGGCCAGTAGCGCGACGGTGAGCATCACCGCTACGGCCTGCAACAGGCGACGCAGTATGAAAGCAAACATAGGCGGAAAAGGCGAAACGGCGGAAGCCCGCTGGCCTGCTCAGTATGAACAGACCG includes these proteins:
- a CDS encoding DMT family transporter codes for the protein MTRASSPHVPARYLLYPLLAALIWSVNMIVTKMAASAIAPAAIGFYRWALAGVVLTPFVLPGVWAQRRQILPNLPKLAVLGGLGMALYQGLAYVAAASTTATNMGIITAMIPLMTIAVVALLLRELPSAMAMLGGLLSLAGLALLIGEGDPARLLEVGANRGDLLMGVGALAYALYGVLLRRWALPIGPWQSLYVQVAFGVLFQLPAFLMAPPSPLNGDNLPLVLYAAVFPSLFAPFLWMQGVKHLGPNRASIFLNIMPVATVAIAAVFLGEKPHLFHIVGGAMALAGVMLAQTRVGGRAARPKAA
- the minE gene encoding cell division topological specificity factor MinE; this encodes MSFLSFLLGQKKTSASVAKERLQIILAHERGRGDSPDYLPQLQQELIAVISKYVKINPEDIKVHLERQDTLEVLEVKIEMPQNET
- the minC gene encoding septum site-determining protein MinC: MNTESLALDFKSATLYAIRVVLHSADPERLNAALAKRMADAGSFFENEPVVVDASRVEEKIDWTALVAALRGHNLPPIGVVAEGANLEAARAVGLAPVELSTPAARPAPVIDTAPPNDVSTPVPSVPAAAVETASAPTEVSTEPEAPADKTAAEPLPARAASNTTSAASPTPAAPHSSSALVITKPLRSGQRVYARHTDLVVIGMVSQGAEVIADGNIHVYGPLRGKAMAGARGDTSARIFTTHLDAELLAVAGVYRVVEDKLDRTLHNQPALVRLDGETLRIEALKA
- a CDS encoding glycine zipper 2TM domain-containing protein gives rise to the protein MKIASLSKICVALTMTAAMAGCSSWDGMSHRQKSAVGGAALGGVAGAVITNGGILGTVGGAAIGGVIGDQVGKR
- a CDS encoding glutamine--tRNA ligase/YqeY domain fusion protein, which produces MTSATTPTPAASNFLLNIVQDDLEAQRFAGKRWAGKPGPAALQQQGGLDPARIRTRFPPEPNGYLHLGHAKSICVNFGLARDFGGVCHLRFDDTNPEKEDQEYVDAIIEAVHWLGFDWKADGNDNLYFASDYFGYMYEFAEALVEAGHAYVDEQSPEEIRANRGTLTEPGNDSPWRNRPAAESLTLLREMRDGKHPDGSLVLRAKINMASPNINLRDPVMYRVRHAHHHRTGDQWCIYPMYSWAHPVEDALEGITHSVCTLEFEDQRPFYDWILARLAELGKLAQPLPHQYEFARLNVSYVVTSKRKLLQLVREGHVDGWDDPRMPTLFGLRRRGYTPSSIRLFCDRTAVSKSDSRIDYSLLEQAVRDDLDPIAARSVAVLDPLKLVITNYPEGQTEICTAPRNPHDPEAGVREFPLSRELWIERDDFREEAPKKYFRLFPGNTVRLKYGYVVRCTGFTKNEAGEVIEVQAEYLPETRSGTPGADSVKVKGNITWVSAAHAVPAQIHLYDRLFADARPDGGDKDFLACLNPNSKLTVTAWLEPGTVATPGATWQFERLGYFTADLKESSAEAPVLNRIVTLRDSWAQG
- the ettA gene encoding energy-dependent translational throttle protein EttA, producing the protein MAQYVYTMNRVGKIVPPKRQILRDISLSFFPGAKIGVLGLNGSGKSTLLKIMAGVDREIEGEAIPMPGLNIGYLPQEPQLNPEHTVRQSVEEGLGAVVTAKKRLDEVYAAYAEPDADFDALAAEQAELEAIISAAASSGADDIEHQMEIAADALRLPPWDAIVGKLSGGEKRRVALCRLLLSKPDMLLLDEPTNHLDAESVEWLEQFLHKFPGTVVGVTHDRYFLDNAAEWILELDRGYGIPWKGNYSSWLEQKEDRLKQEESSESARQKTIKKELEWVRQNPKGRQAKAKARLARFEELSSYEYQKRNETQEIFIPVGERLGNEVIEFNNVSKAYGDRLLIDNLSFKVPPGAIVGIIGANGAGKSTLFRMIAGREQPDSGEVNIGQTVNLAYVDQSRDALEDKKTVFDAVADGADLLTVGKFEMSSRAYLGRFNFKGGDQNKVVGQLSGGERGRLHMAKTLIAGGNVLLLDEPSNDLDVETLRALEDALLEFPGSVMVISHDRWFLDRIATHILAFEGDSQVVFFDGNYQEYEADKKRRLGEEGAKPKRLRYKALK
- the minD gene encoding septum site-determining protein MinD, encoding MTRIVVVTSGKGGVGKTTTSASFSAGLAMRGHKTAVIDFDVGLRNLDLIMGCERRVVYDFVNVIQGEATLNQALIKDKQLENLFILPASQTRDKDALTQEGVEKVINDLKGMGFDYIVCDSPAGIETGALMAAYFADDALVVTNPEVSSVRDSDRILGILAAKSKRAVEGDEPVKEYLLLTRYSPKRVVDGEMLSLGDIEDILRIKLIGVVPESEAVLQASNQGLPAIHLRDTDVSEAYKDVVARYLGEDKALRFTDYEKPGFLKRLFGGK
- a CDS encoding isochorismatase family protein, encoding MLLSATDSTLLIVDMQGRLMPVIHDGEAVLHAAHKLAQAARLLDVPVAATEHHAKMLGATVEPLREQVQTTFQKMHFSSALEPGFEAWLPAARKTILVAGCEAHICVLQTVIGLIDLGYHAVLVSDAAGSRKPSDHHAALRRARAHGAEIVTSEMAIFEWMRTCEHPRFRDVLRLVK